In Bradyrhizobium erythrophlei, a single genomic region encodes these proteins:
- a CDS encoding serine hydrolase domain-containing protein, with translation MIGPQRTNGLVARLAAALTLLFFATGLSPSRAEFPTLVASGFSVRGLERVRDYLRNEVATGKIPGAVLLIQRHGQRILLESFGVKDAESRRPMTDDSIFRLYSMSKPVTSVAAMMLVDDGKISLDDPLSKFIPVFAGTKVAVEKHDENGKVVLATEPAARPITILDLLRQTSGITYGFYGDNPVRQLYAKSNLFDGDVDNAELAERLAKLPLAEQPGTLWDYGHSTDVLGRVIEVVSGKSLYAFEKERLLDPLGMIDTAFRVDDSRRSRVAEPLPGDVPLSTVKGLGDPVQRRRWQSGGGGMVGTADDYARFAQMLLNGGQLDGRRYLKPETVSLMTSDLVPPESGIARDYYYFPSGDSGFGLGFAVRVVENPLLPTGEYRWDGAGGTFFFVDPKDDMFAVCMLASPSQRQRIQIELKKLIYQALEKQGP, from the coding sequence ATGATCGGTCCGCAAAGGACGAACGGCCTAGTGGCCCGGCTTGCGGCTGCGCTGACGCTCCTGTTTTTCGCGACCGGTCTCAGCCCATCCCGCGCTGAATTCCCAACCTTGGTCGCGTCTGGTTTTTCGGTCAGAGGCCTCGAACGCGTCCGCGACTACCTGCGCAACGAGGTCGCAACCGGCAAGATTCCGGGCGCCGTGCTTCTGATCCAGCGGCACGGTCAGCGGATTCTGCTCGAAAGCTTTGGGGTCAAGGACGCCGAAAGCCGGCGTCCGATGACGGATGATTCGATCTTCCGGCTGTATTCGATGTCGAAGCCGGTCACATCGGTGGCCGCGATGATGCTGGTCGACGACGGCAAGATCTCGCTCGACGATCCCCTGTCGAAATTCATTCCGGTGTTTGCCGGCACCAAAGTCGCGGTCGAAAAACACGACGAGAATGGCAAAGTGGTTCTGGCCACCGAACCTGCGGCGCGCCCGATCACAATTCTCGATCTCCTGCGTCAGACTTCCGGCATCACTTACGGCTTTTACGGCGATAACCCCGTTCGGCAACTCTATGCGAAGAGCAATCTGTTTGATGGCGACGTCGACAATGCGGAGCTCGCCGAGCGGCTGGCGAAATTGCCGCTGGCCGAACAGCCGGGTACGCTGTGGGACTATGGCCACTCGACCGACGTCCTCGGTCGCGTCATCGAGGTCGTCTCCGGAAAATCGCTTTATGCGTTCGAAAAGGAGCGGCTGCTCGATCCTCTCGGGATGATCGATACGGCGTTCAGGGTCGACGATTCCAGGCGCTCGCGTGTCGCCGAGCCGCTGCCCGGCGATGTTCCGCTGAGCACCGTCAAAGGCCTCGGCGATCCGGTCCAGCGGCGGCGCTGGCAATCCGGTGGCGGAGGGATGGTCGGTACTGCCGATGACTACGCGCGCTTCGCGCAGATGCTGCTCAACGGCGGTCAACTCGACGGCAGGCGATATCTCAAGCCCGAAACGGTTTCCCTGATGACATCGGACCTGGTGCCGCCGGAATCCGGGATCGCCCGCGATTACTATTATTTCCCGAGTGGCGACAGTGGTTTCGGTTTGGGCTTCGCCGTCCGGGTGGTCGAGAACCCGCTGCTGCCGACGGGGGAATATCGCTGGGATGGCGCCGGCGGCACGTTCTTCTTCGTCGATCCCAAAGACGATATGTTTGCGGTCTGCATGCTGGCGTCGCCATCGCAGCGCCAGCGTATTCAGATCGAATTGAAGAAGCTGATCTACCAGGCGCTCGAGAAACAAGGCCCGTGA
- a CDS encoding carotenoid biosynthesis protein, with protein MTVQETVKTGSEAFPPVKLAVGILLVVYLALVIGFAWNPNPLAQVLAAIGILAALIHAVVFYGWRDGFALFAICIAITFAMENLGSLTGFPFGHYHFEVGANLPHVGVIPVIVGPLWFGMGYFSWHVAAVLLGVPARPRGRLERFALPLVAAFVMTQWDVVMEPAESTIAKAWIWHDGGAHFGVPLSNYAGWLLTSWLFFQAFAIYLGRRPGLPGPAQTRSLRLIAIAFYLSSGLTHVTPWLIGQSGEVVDAAGQLWRVSDLRGATVVSMVCTMFATSMLAALRLVNKPAES; from the coding sequence ATGACCGTGCAGGAAACCGTCAAGACAGGCAGCGAGGCGTTTCCGCCTGTCAAATTGGCGGTTGGAATCCTTCTTGTCGTCTATCTGGCGCTGGTGATCGGCTTTGCCTGGAATCCGAACCCGCTGGCGCAAGTCCTGGCGGCGATCGGCATTCTCGCCGCCTTGATCCATGCGGTTGTGTTTTACGGGTGGAGGGATGGGTTCGCGCTGTTTGCGATCTGCATCGCCATCACTTTTGCCATGGAGAATCTTGGCTCACTGACAGGTTTTCCGTTTGGCCATTATCACTTCGAGGTCGGCGCGAACCTTCCGCATGTCGGCGTTATCCCGGTCATCGTCGGACCGCTGTGGTTCGGCATGGGGTATTTTTCCTGGCATGTCGCGGCCGTCCTGCTCGGCGTACCGGCGCGCCCGCGCGGGAGGCTCGAACGTTTCGCGTTGCCGCTTGTCGCAGCCTTCGTGATGACGCAGTGGGACGTGGTGATGGAGCCAGCGGAATCCACCATCGCCAAGGCCTGGATCTGGCACGATGGCGGCGCCCATTTTGGCGTGCCGCTGTCGAACTATGCCGGCTGGCTGTTGACGTCGTGGCTGTTCTTCCAGGCCTTCGCCATTTATCTCGGCCGCCGGCCGGGCTTGCCGGGGCCCGCGCAGACGCGATCATTACGGCTGATCGCGATCGCGTTTTACTTAAGTTCAGGCCTCACACACGTCACGCCGTGGCTGATCGGCCAGAGCGGCGAGGTGGTGGATGCTGCCGGCCAGCTTTGGCGCGTCAGCGATCTGCGCGGGGCCACCGTCGTCTCCATGGTATGCACGATGTTCGCCACGTCGATGCTGGCGGCCTTGCGGCTTGTTAACAAACCGGCCGAAAGCTGA
- a CDS encoding threonine aldolase family protein — protein sequence MAYTPVRRDRKAPPVRINLLSDTQTRPTPAMREAMARAEVGDEQVGDDPSTNLLCDRVAELMGKEAAVFLPSGTMCNVTATLVYCRPGDEILAHVSAHLIAREGGAHAALGGFQITPLQGADGKFTAETFRAALHPRTRYQPPQTLVSAEQTANIGGGTIWKKADLDEVVKIAKANGMATHMDGARLLNATVATGISARDMTAGWDSAWIDFSKGLGAPIGAVLAGTRDFIDQVWRWKQRLGGSMRQSGMCAAACTYALDHHVDRLAEDHANARALARGLAQIQGVEVQEPETNLVFFKPDGAGISANDMIAALNKRGVQIAVMDGRIRACTHLDVTSAMIEETIAHVREIVRKA from the coding sequence ATGGCCTATACCCCCGTCCGCCGTGATCGCAAGGCACCCCCGGTCCGCATCAACCTGTTGTCGGACACCCAAACCCGGCCGACGCCGGCGATGCGCGAAGCGATGGCGCGCGCCGAAGTCGGTGACGAACAGGTCGGCGACGATCCCTCCACCAATCTGCTCTGCGACCGCGTTGCCGAACTGATGGGAAAAGAAGCGGCCGTGTTCCTGCCGTCCGGCACCATGTGCAATGTCACGGCAACGCTGGTCTATTGCCGGCCGGGCGATGAGATCCTCGCCCACGTCTCGGCTCACCTCATCGCGCGCGAAGGCGGCGCGCATGCAGCCCTCGGCGGATTCCAGATCACGCCTCTGCAAGGCGCCGACGGCAAGTTCACAGCCGAAACCTTCCGCGCGGCGCTGCACCCGCGCACGCGTTATCAGCCACCGCAGACGCTGGTCAGCGCCGAGCAGACCGCCAATATCGGCGGCGGCACGATCTGGAAAAAGGCCGATCTCGACGAGGTCGTCAAAATCGCCAAGGCCAACGGCATGGCGACCCACATGGACGGCGCGCGGCTATTGAATGCCACGGTCGCCACCGGCATCAGCGCGCGCGACATGACCGCGGGCTGGGATTCGGCCTGGATCGACTTCTCGAAAGGCCTAGGCGCGCCGATCGGCGCGGTGCTTGCCGGCACGCGCGACTTCATCGATCAGGTATGGCGCTGGAAGCAGCGCCTCGGCGGCTCGATGCGGCAGTCCGGCATGTGCGCCGCTGCCTGCACTTACGCACTCGATCATCACGTCGACCGGCTTGCGGAAGATCACGCCAATGCTCGCGCGCTGGCGCGGGGGCTGGCGCAGATCCAGGGCGTCGAGGTGCAGGAGCCCGAAACCAATCTCGTGTTCTTCAAGCCGGATGGCGCCGGCATCAGCGCCAACGACATGATTGCCGCGCTAAACAAGCGCGGGGTGCAGATCGCGGTGATGGATGGCCGCATCCGTGCGTGCACACATCTCGACGTCACCTCAGCCATGATCGAGGAAACGATCGCCCACGTACGCGAAATCGTCCGGAAGGCGTAA
- the rpsD gene encoding 30S ribosomal protein S4: MTKRSEAKYKIDRRMGQNIWGRPKSPVNRREYGPGQHGQRRKGKLSDFGVQLRAKQKLKGYYANISERQFHGVYVEAGRMKGDTGENLIGLLERRLDSVVFRAKFVATMFAARQFINHGHVKVNGRKVNISSYKLKVGDLIEVKESSKQLTHVLEASQLPERDVPDYLEVDHGKMTAKFVRVPALADVPFAVQMEPHLIVEFYSR; encoded by the coding sequence ATGACAAAGCGTAGTGAGGCGAAATACAAGATCGACCGCCGTATGGGCCAGAATATCTGGGGCCGCCCGAAGAGCCCCGTGAATCGCCGCGAATACGGCCCCGGCCAGCACGGCCAGCGCCGCAAGGGCAAGCTCTCCGACTTCGGCGTGCAGCTCCGCGCCAAGCAGAAGCTGAAGGGCTATTACGCCAATATCAGCGAGCGCCAGTTCCACGGCGTCTACGTCGAAGCCGGCCGGATGAAGGGCGACACCGGTGAAAACCTGATCGGCCTGCTCGAGCGTCGTCTCGACAGCGTCGTGTTCCGCGCCAAGTTCGTCGCCACGATGTTTGCCGCCCGCCAGTTCATCAATCACGGCCACGTCAAGGTGAACGGCCGCAAGGTCAATATCTCCAGCTACAAGCTGAAGGTCGGCGACCTCATCGAGGTCAAGGAATCCTCGAAGCAGCTGACGCATGTGCTTGAGGCAAGCCAGCTTCCCGAGCGCGACGTGCCGGATTATCTCGAAGTCGATCATGGCAAGATGACCGCGAAGTTCGTCCGCGTGCCCGCGCTCGCCGACGTGCCTTTCGCGGTGCAGATGGAGCCGCATCTGATCGTCGAATTCTATTCGCGCTAA
- a CDS encoding acyltransferase — MRGTKRKISLPRRFLIDFMHASMRVPAISFSRPLDVGPLMAARAKAKSPPGWAAVFVKAFAIVAQDEPVLRTLYVKLPWPHFFELPRSVAMVAVARTECGEEFILPEKVPDLESRSLAEIDAQIRRAKNAPIEDIPTFRKILRASRLPLPLRRLSWYLGQNFGRMCANNFGTFGVTSVAAYGPGDLRAISPNPFLISYGVVGPDNRIDVSLRWDHRVTDAVAAARALNRLEQVLNTEISAEILACGAHQAGP, encoded by the coding sequence ATGCGCGGAACGAAGCGAAAAATCTCATTGCCGCGCCGTTTTCTGATCGACTTCATGCACGCATCGATGCGCGTGCCGGCGATTTCGTTCTCGCGCCCGCTCGATGTCGGCCCGCTGATGGCGGCGCGCGCCAAGGCGAAATCGCCGCCTGGCTGGGCCGCCGTCTTCGTCAAGGCGTTTGCGATCGTGGCACAGGACGAGCCGGTGCTGCGTACGCTCTACGTCAAGCTGCCGTGGCCACATTTCTTCGAACTGCCGCGCAGCGTGGCGATGGTCGCGGTGGCGCGGACCGAGTGCGGCGAGGAGTTCATCCTGCCTGAAAAGGTGCCTGATCTGGAAAGCCGTTCGCTGGCCGAGATCGATGCGCAGATCCGCCGCGCCAAGAATGCGCCGATCGAGGACATTCCGACTTTCCGCAAGATCCTGAGGGCGAGCCGCCTGCCGCTGCCGCTCCGCCGCCTGAGCTGGTATCTAGGCCAGAATTTCGGGCGGATGTGCGCCAATAATTTCGGGACCTTCGGGGTGACCTCGGTCGCGGCTTACGGGCCCGGCGACCTGCGGGCGATCAGCCCGAACCCCTTCCTCATCAGCTATGGCGTGGTCGGGCCGGACAACCGGATCGACGTCAGTCTGCGCTGGGACCATCGGGTTACCGATGCCGTGGCCGCCGCGCGGGCGCTGAATCGGCTGGAACAGGTGCTGAATACCGAGATTTCCGCCGAAATACTGGCCTGCGGCGCTCACCAAGCGGGTCCATGA
- the murI gene encoding glutamate racemase has translation MGERPTILVFDSGLGGLTVLREIVRARHDAHYLYVADDAFFPYGHHSEEEIIARVMPLIGDLIVEHRPDLVVIACNTMSVSVMAHLRAAYTVPFVGTVPAIKPACAASKTKRVSVLGTKATVKREYTQALIRDFAQGCEVTLVGSAELAALAETALSGGEVSDEAIRAELEPCFVGAGEDARTDTIVLACTHYPLLLDRLNELAPWPVDWIDPAPAIARRVTSLLPEGRGAPDAADAKMMFTSGRPRRLSAALTPFFGGRVPA, from the coding sequence ATGGGGGAACGTCCGACCATTCTTGTGTTCGATTCAGGCCTTGGCGGCCTCACCGTGTTGCGCGAGATCGTGCGCGCGCGCCACGACGCTCATTATCTATACGTGGCAGATGACGCTTTTTTTCCCTATGGCCACCATAGCGAGGAAGAGATCATTGCCCGCGTGATGCCGCTGATCGGCGACTTGATCGTGGAGCACCGTCCCGATCTCGTGGTGATCGCCTGCAACACGATGTCCGTCTCGGTCATGGCCCATTTGCGCGCGGCGTATACTGTACCCTTCGTCGGCACCGTGCCGGCGATCAAACCGGCCTGCGCGGCTTCGAAAACCAAGCGCGTGTCGGTACTCGGTACCAAGGCGACCGTGAAACGCGAATACACCCAGGCGCTGATCCGCGATTTCGCGCAAGGCTGCGAGGTCACGCTGGTCGGATCGGCGGAGCTTGCGGCACTGGCCGAGACGGCGCTGAGCGGTGGCGAGGTCAGCGATGAAGCGATCCGGGCTGAACTCGAGCCGTGCTTTGTCGGCGCCGGCGAAGACGCCCGCACCGACACGATTGTGCTCGCCTGTACCCACTATCCGCTGCTGCTGGACCGGCTGAATGAGCTGGCGCCCTGGCCGGTCGACTGGATCGATCCGGCGCCTGCGATCGCGCGGCGGGTGACAAGCCTGCTTCCCGAGGGACGCGGCGCGCCGGACGCCGCAGACGCCAAAATGATGTTCACGTCGGGACGGCCGCGCCGGTTGAGCGCGGCGCTGACGCCGTTTTTCGGCGGCCGCGTGCCGGCGTAA